One Ananas comosus cultivar F153 linkage group 1, ASM154086v1, whole genome shotgun sequence DNA window includes the following coding sequences:
- the LOC109713302 gene encoding F-box protein At1g78280 isoform X5, with protein sequence MKKLTTKHCILMVKTAGFNSLFLYRRWYRRFTALSAFSFDSGTVERIKDLSLDEFKAQYDGQKPVLLTELAETWPARTNWTIDQLLPSYGDVAFRISQRSPQKIRMKFKDYVSYMEVQHDEDPLYIFDDKFGESAPALLEDYSVPHLFHEDFFDILDHDQRPPFRWLIIGPERSGASWHVDPGLTSAWNTLLCGRKRWALYPPGRVPAGVTVHVNEEDGDVNIESPTSLQWWLDIYPQLADHDKPLECTQLPGETIFVPSGWWHCVLNLETSIAVTQNFVNPSNFLFVCLDMAPGHRVKGVCRAGLLAIPDEDSRDVEPNNSMDIEELNHCETTHKEKKLKPCTNGSNGYAKEEYQTFSYDIDFLSGFLEEERDHYVSLWSPTNYIGQREMREWLHRLWIAKPAERQLIWKGACLTLNADKWYACLVEICQRHMLPSPLDDEKLPVGTGSNPVFLVSNYVIKIYVEGGLESTIHGFDTELEFYNLLYKVNSPLKEHVPDIVASGFIVHENGVYRTVPWNGKGLPEVIANCFPEKVTSSDDCFSFGVWSKKQFELRRSEAVSETRIWPYLVTKRCKGDIFAHIRNTLSKDDVLHLASFLGVQLRNLHLLPLPQMLNASESKVDHIKSTTEKFSDLTGLKISPKWKPVIDILEERKESIRNRLVQWGDPIPELLIEKAEEYLPQDLALLLDFEKDVDGLYRICHSPSWIHSDIMDDNIHMEPGLPMNGFDEDALTGGSIGNGGENQFITKGGPRKWIPTHIIDFSDLSIGDPLYDLIPLYLDVFRGDVSLLKKFLESYNLPLSRRAADHTPPYCGSAENKFKRISYRATCYCILHEENVLGAIFSLWKELRTATSWQIVEEAVWGELNNYQSTLT encoded by the exons ATGAAGAAGTTGACCACAAAACATTGCATTTTGATGGTAAAAACTGCTG GATTCAACTCCTTATTTCTATATAGGAGATGGTATAGGCGTTTCACAGCGCTGAGTGCATTTTCTTTCGACAGTGGAACTGTCGAAAGAATTAAAGACCTTTCCCTGGATGAGTTTAAAGCTCAGTACGATGGCCAGAAACCG GTTTTGCTTACTGAGTTGGCAGAAACTTGGCCCGCAAGGACTAACTGGACAATTGATCAACTATTGCCGAGTTATGGAGATGTAGCATTCAGGATATCACAAAGAAGTCCTCAAAAGATAAGGATGAAATTTAAGGATTATGTTTCCTACATGGAAGTTCAACATGATGAAGATCCTCTTTATATTTTCGATGACAag TTTGGGGAGTCTGCACCTGCCTTATTGGAAGACTATAGCGTCCCTCATTTGTTTCATGAGGACTTCTTTGATATCCTTGATCATGATCAACGGCCTCCATTTAGATGGCTCATCATCGGACCAGAAAGGTCTGGTGCATCGTGGCATGTCGATCCTGGTTTGACCAGCGCATGGAATACTCTTCTCTGTGGGAGGAAAAG ATGGGCATTGTACCCTCCAGGTAGAGTACCTGCAGGTGTTACTGTACATGTAAATGAAGAAGATGGTGATGTTAACATAGAGAGCCCAACATCATTGCAG TGGTGGCTTGATATTTATCCTCAGCTTGCTGACCACGATAAGCCATTGGAATGCACTCAACTGCCTGGAGAGACTATTTTTGTTCCCAGTGGTTGGTGGCATTGTGTTCTAAATCTGGAAACATCAATAGCTGTTACTCAAAACTTTGTGAATCCATCAAATTTCTTATTTGTATGTCTCGACATGGCACCTGGGCACCGTGTTAAAGGGGTTTGTCGTGCTGGATTGCTGGCTATTCCGGATGAGGATAGTAGAGATGTTGAACCCAATAATTCCATGGATATAGAGGAATTGAACCACTGTGAAACGACCCACAAAGAGAAAAAGCTCAAACCATGTACAAATGGTAGCAATGGGTATGCTAAAGAGGAGTATCAAACATTTTCATATGATATAGATTTCTTATCTGGGTTTTTGGAGGAAGAAAGGGACCACTACGTTTCCTTATGGAGCCCTACCAATTACATCGGGCAAAGAGAGATGAGGGAATGGTTGCACAGACTTTGGATTGCTAAACCAGCAGAGAGACAGTTAATATGGAAG GGTGCTTGCCTAACTTTAAATGCTGACAAATGGTACGCATGCCTGGTGGAGATTTGCCAGCGTCATATGTTGCCATCTCCCTTAGATGATGAGAAGCTTCCTGTCGGCACGGGTAGCAATCCT GTTTTCCTTGTTTCGaattatgtaataaaaatatatgttgaAGGAGGGTTGGAGTCCACTATCCATGGTTTTGACACAGAG CTTGAGTTCTACAACCTACTTTACAAGGTGAACTCACCTTTGAAGGAGCATGTTCCAGATATTGTTGCTAGTGGCTTTATTGTGCACGAAAATGGTGTTTATAGAACAGTTCCATGGAACGGAAAAGGTTTACCAGAAGTGATTGCTAACTGTTTCCCTGAGAAGGTAACCTCCAGCGATGATTGCTTTTCTTTTGGTGTATGGAGTAAGAAACAATTTGAGTTAAGACGTTCTGAAGCTGTTTCAGAGACAAGGATATGGCCTTATTTAGTGACCAAAAGATGTAAGGGCGATATTTTTGCTCATAT AAGGAACACATTATCAAAGGATGATGTCTTGCATCTAGCTTCTTTTCTGGGAGTTCAACTACGAAACCTTCATCTCTTGCCCCTACCACAGATGTTAAATGCATCTGAGTCGAAGGTTGATCATATTAAATCGACAACAGAAAAATTCAGTGATCTGACTGGTCTGAAAATTTCGCCTAAATGGAAGCCTGTAATTGATATtctagaagagagaaaagagagcaTCAGAAACCGCCTAGTTCAGTG GGGGGATCCCATTCCAGAACTTTTAATTGAGAAAGCTGAGGAATATCTTCCACAGGATTTAGCACTTTTGCTCGATTTCGAGAAG GATGTTGATGGTCTTTACAGAATCTGTCATTCTCCTTCTTGGATACATTCAGACATTATGGACGATAATATTCACATGGAACCTGGTCTGCCTATGAATGGCTTTGATGAGGATGCTTTAACGGGCGGTTCAATTGGGAACGGTGGAGAAAATCAATTTATCACAAAAGGAGGGCCAAGAAAATGGATTCCTACTCATATTATTGACTTCAGCGATCTATCTATCG gaGACCCTTTATATGACTTGATTCCTCTGTACTTGGATGTTTTCCGAGGAGATGTGTCTCTTCTTAAGAAGTTTCTAGAAAGCTACAACCTTCCATTGTCCAGAAGAGCAGCAGATCATACACCACCCTATTGTGGGTCAGCggaaaataaattcaaaaggATATCATATCGTGCCAC GTGCTACTGCATTTTACACGAGGAGAATGTGTTAGGAGCTATATTCAGTTTATGGAAGGAATTGAGGACTGCAACATCTTGGCAGATTGTCGAAGAAGCTGTATGGGGGGAGTTGAATAATTATCAAAGCACTTTAACCTGA
- the LOC109713302 gene encoding F-box protein At1g78280 isoform X4 translates to MYILCNEEPLWMSKCLSTGGLIEYKGSWRKTTLCRLNLCAENEEVDHKTLHFDGFNSLFLYRRWYRRFTALSAFSFDSGTVERIKDLSLDEFKAQYDGQKPVLLTELAETWPARTNWTIDQLLPSYGDVAFRISQRSPQKIRMKFKDYVSYMEVQHDEDPLYIFDDKFGESAPALLEDYSVPHLFHEDFFDILDHDQRPPFRWLIIGPERSGASWHVDPGLTSAWNTLLCGRKRWALYPPGRVPAGVTVHVNEEDGDVNIESPTSLQWWLDIYPQLADHDKPLECTQLPGETIFVPSGWWHCVLNLETSIAVTQNFVNPSNFLFVCLDMAPGHRVKGVCRAGLLAIPDEDSRDVEPNNSMDIEELNHCETTHKEKKLKPCTNGSNGYAKEEYQTFSYDIDFLSGFLEEERDHYVSLWSPTNYIGQREMREWLHRLWIAKPAERQLIWKGACLTLNADKWYACLVEICQRHMLPSPLDDEKLPVGTGSNPVFLVSNYVIKIYVEGGLESTIHGFDTELEFYNLLYKVNSPLKEHVPDIVASGFIVHENGVYRTVPWNGKGLPEVIANCFPEKVTSSDDCFSFGVWSKKQFELRRSEAVSETRIWPYLVTKRCKGDIFAHIRNTLSKDDVLHLASFLGVQLRNLHLLPLPQMLNASESKVDHIKSTTEKFSDLTGLKISPKWKPVIDILEERKESIRNRLVQWGDPIPELLIEKAEEYLPQDLALLLDFEKDVDGLYRICHSPSWIHSDIMDDNIHMEPGLPMNGFDEDALTGGSIGNGGENQFITKGGPRKWIPTHIIDFSDLSIGDPLYDLIPLYLDVFRGDVSLLKKFLESYNLPLSRRAADHTPPYCGSAENKFKRISYRATCYCILHEENVLGAIFSLWKELRTATSWQIVEEAVWGELNNYQSTLT, encoded by the exons ATGTACATTCTATGCAATGAAGAGCCACTGTGGATGAGTAAGTGTCTTTCTACTGGCGGACTTATTGAGTATAAAGGCTCTTGGAGGAAGACAACATTGTGCAG GCTAAATCTCTGTGCTGAAAATGAAGAAGTTGACCACAAAACATTGCATTTTGATG GATTCAACTCCTTATTTCTATATAGGAGATGGTATAGGCGTTTCACAGCGCTGAGTGCATTTTCTTTCGACAGTGGAACTGTCGAAAGAATTAAAGACCTTTCCCTGGATGAGTTTAAAGCTCAGTACGATGGCCAGAAACCG GTTTTGCTTACTGAGTTGGCAGAAACTTGGCCCGCAAGGACTAACTGGACAATTGATCAACTATTGCCGAGTTATGGAGATGTAGCATTCAGGATATCACAAAGAAGTCCTCAAAAGATAAGGATGAAATTTAAGGATTATGTTTCCTACATGGAAGTTCAACATGATGAAGATCCTCTTTATATTTTCGATGACAag TTTGGGGAGTCTGCACCTGCCTTATTGGAAGACTATAGCGTCCCTCATTTGTTTCATGAGGACTTCTTTGATATCCTTGATCATGATCAACGGCCTCCATTTAGATGGCTCATCATCGGACCAGAAAGGTCTGGTGCATCGTGGCATGTCGATCCTGGTTTGACCAGCGCATGGAATACTCTTCTCTGTGGGAGGAAAAG ATGGGCATTGTACCCTCCAGGTAGAGTACCTGCAGGTGTTACTGTACATGTAAATGAAGAAGATGGTGATGTTAACATAGAGAGCCCAACATCATTGCAG TGGTGGCTTGATATTTATCCTCAGCTTGCTGACCACGATAAGCCATTGGAATGCACTCAACTGCCTGGAGAGACTATTTTTGTTCCCAGTGGTTGGTGGCATTGTGTTCTAAATCTGGAAACATCAATAGCTGTTACTCAAAACTTTGTGAATCCATCAAATTTCTTATTTGTATGTCTCGACATGGCACCTGGGCACCGTGTTAAAGGGGTTTGTCGTGCTGGATTGCTGGCTATTCCGGATGAGGATAGTAGAGATGTTGAACCCAATAATTCCATGGATATAGAGGAATTGAACCACTGTGAAACGACCCACAAAGAGAAAAAGCTCAAACCATGTACAAATGGTAGCAATGGGTATGCTAAAGAGGAGTATCAAACATTTTCATATGATATAGATTTCTTATCTGGGTTTTTGGAGGAAGAAAGGGACCACTACGTTTCCTTATGGAGCCCTACCAATTACATCGGGCAAAGAGAGATGAGGGAATGGTTGCACAGACTTTGGATTGCTAAACCAGCAGAGAGACAGTTAATATGGAAG GGTGCTTGCCTAACTTTAAATGCTGACAAATGGTACGCATGCCTGGTGGAGATTTGCCAGCGTCATATGTTGCCATCTCCCTTAGATGATGAGAAGCTTCCTGTCGGCACGGGTAGCAATCCT GTTTTCCTTGTTTCGaattatgtaataaaaatatatgttgaAGGAGGGTTGGAGTCCACTATCCATGGTTTTGACACAGAG CTTGAGTTCTACAACCTACTTTACAAGGTGAACTCACCTTTGAAGGAGCATGTTCCAGATATTGTTGCTAGTGGCTTTATTGTGCACGAAAATGGTGTTTATAGAACAGTTCCATGGAACGGAAAAGGTTTACCAGAAGTGATTGCTAACTGTTTCCCTGAGAAGGTAACCTCCAGCGATGATTGCTTTTCTTTTGGTGTATGGAGTAAGAAACAATTTGAGTTAAGACGTTCTGAAGCTGTTTCAGAGACAAGGATATGGCCTTATTTAGTGACCAAAAGATGTAAGGGCGATATTTTTGCTCATAT AAGGAACACATTATCAAAGGATGATGTCTTGCATCTAGCTTCTTTTCTGGGAGTTCAACTACGAAACCTTCATCTCTTGCCCCTACCACAGATGTTAAATGCATCTGAGTCGAAGGTTGATCATATTAAATCGACAACAGAAAAATTCAGTGATCTGACTGGTCTGAAAATTTCGCCTAAATGGAAGCCTGTAATTGATATtctagaagagagaaaagagagcaTCAGAAACCGCCTAGTTCAGTG GGGGGATCCCATTCCAGAACTTTTAATTGAGAAAGCTGAGGAATATCTTCCACAGGATTTAGCACTTTTGCTCGATTTCGAGAAG GATGTTGATGGTCTTTACAGAATCTGTCATTCTCCTTCTTGGATACATTCAGACATTATGGACGATAATATTCACATGGAACCTGGTCTGCCTATGAATGGCTTTGATGAGGATGCTTTAACGGGCGGTTCAATTGGGAACGGTGGAGAAAATCAATTTATCACAAAAGGAGGGCCAAGAAAATGGATTCCTACTCATATTATTGACTTCAGCGATCTATCTATCG gaGACCCTTTATATGACTTGATTCCTCTGTACTTGGATGTTTTCCGAGGAGATGTGTCTCTTCTTAAGAAGTTTCTAGAAAGCTACAACCTTCCATTGTCCAGAAGAGCAGCAGATCATACACCACCCTATTGTGGGTCAGCggaaaataaattcaaaaggATATCATATCGTGCCAC GTGCTACTGCATTTTACACGAGGAGAATGTGTTAGGAGCTATATTCAGTTTATGGAAGGAATTGAGGACTGCAACATCTTGGCAGATTGTCGAAGAAGCTGTATGGGGGGAGTTGAATAATTATCAAAGCACTTTAACCTGA